One Brassica napus cultivar Da-Ae chromosome C4, Da-Ae, whole genome shotgun sequence genomic region harbors:
- the LOC106391034 gene encoding oleosin 21.2 kDa-like (The RefSeq protein has 1 substitution compared to this genomic sequence), which yields MADTHRVDRTDRHLQFQPPYEGGRVNIQFEGAGEGYGQSGYGGGGGYGQSGYGGGGYKSMMPESGPSSTQVISFLVGVPIVGSLLAIAGLLLAGSVIGLMISIPLFLLFSPVIVPAAITIGLATTGFLASGMFGLTGLSSISWVMNYLRRTRGGVPDQLEYAKRRMADAVGYAGQKGKEMGQFVQDKAHDAKQYDISKPQDTTTTTTTTTKGHETRTAAA from the exons ATGGCGGATACACATCGCGTCGACCGTACTGATAGGCACTTGCAATTTCAGTCGCCTTATGAAGGTGGCCGAGTGAATATTCAATTTGAAGGCGCTGGTGAAGGTTACGGCCAATCTGgctatggtggtggtggtggttatGGCCAGTCTGGTTATGGTGGTGGTGGCTACAAGAGCATGATGCCTGAAAGTGGCCCATCTAGCACCCAA GTAATATCGTTTCTGGTCGGAGTCCCTATAGTCGGTTCGCTGCTTGCCATAGCCGGTTTACTTCTAGCCGGTTCGGTGATAGGTTTAATGATCTCAATACCGCTTTTCCTGCTCTTCAGCCCGGTCATAGTCCCAGCGGCTATAACCATCGGGCTTGCAACAACGGGATTCTTGGCCTCCGGAATGTTTGGTCTTACCGGGCTTAGCTCAATCTCGTGGGTCATGAACTACCTTCGTAGGACCAGGGGGGGTGTGCCTGATCAACTGGAGTATGCTAAGAGGAGAATGGCTGATGCTGTTGGCTACGCTGGACAGAAGGGTAAAGAAATGGGTCAGTTCGTACAAGATAAGGCCCATGACGCTAAACAATATGATATTTCTAAGCCACAGgatactactactactaccacCACCACTACCAAGGGTCATGAGACTAGGACGGCAGCAGCATGA
- the LOC106391033 gene encoding pentatricopeptide repeat-containing protein At5g40400-like, whose amino-acid sequence MKRVSAINAASLLKRDFSNHRFFSSSSSSSSSSLQLIPRCDDPPKPITLNPLYNLLPNTLNPNRIVDVICSSLNQHDSLSSNLRNSVKSLIPHLGHREISRVLLRFQSDATRALAFFNWVKSDLGKTPNVGNYCLLLHVLAWSKKFPLAMQFLCELIESVANEEEEEDVFSVLVSATDECNWDPVVFDMLVKAYLKLGLVEEGFSAFRKVIAFGFLVSVVTCNHLLNGLLKLDLADDCWQVYSVMCRVGIHPNAHTFNILTNAFCKGSSFNQVNDFLEKMEEEEGFEPDLVTYNTLVSSYCRRGRLKEAFYLYKIMYRRRVVPDLVTYTSLIKGLCKEGRVREAHQTFHRMVDRGIKPDCVAYNTLVYAYCKEGMMEQAKRLLHEMLGNIVVPDTFTCKIIVEGFVREGRLLAAVNFFVELTRLRVRIPFEVCSFLIESLCREGKPFAAKHLLERITEEEGHKATPETYNSLIESFSRCDAIDEALLLKEKLTSQNQVLDVNSYRALIGCLCRIGRNREAESLMVEMVDSDVKPDCFICGALVTGYCMELDFAKAESLLAFFAMEFRIFDIESYNLLVKAVCETRSGYKKVLELQERMQRVGFVPNTLSCKYMIQGLSQLDGLM is encoded by the coding sequence ATGAAGCGAGTATCAGCCATTAATGCTGCTTCTCTACTCAAACGAGATTTCTCTAACCACCGCTTCttctcatcctcctcctcctcctcttcttcttcgttgcAGCTAATCCCGCGATGTGATGATCCACCTAAACCAATCACCCTCAACCCGCTTTACAATCTACTTCccaataccctaaaccctaaccgaATCGTCGACGTCATCTGCTCCTCTCTCAATCAACACGATTCCCTCTCATCCAACCTCCGCAACTCAGTCAAATCCCTGATTCCTCACCTGGGCCACCGTGAAATCTCTAGGGTTTTGCTTAGGTTCCAATCAGACGCCACTCGAGCTCTCGCGTTCTTCAATTGGGTCAAATCCGATTTGGGCAAGACCCCGAACGTCGGTAACTACTGTTTGCTTCTTCACGTTCTCGCTTGGTCAAAGAAGTTCCCTTTAGCTATGCAATTTCTCTGTGAACTGATTGAGTCAGTAgccaatgaagaagaagaagaagatgtgttTAGTGTTTTGGTCTCTGCTACGGATGAATGCAATTGGGATCCCGTTGTTTTCGATATGCTCGTCAAGGCTTATCTGAAGTTAGGTTTGGTAGAAGAAGGCTTCTCTGCTTTTCGAAAGGTGATTGCTTTCGGTTTCCTTGTTAGCGTTGTCACTTGTAACCATCTCTTGAACGGTTTGCTGAAGCTGGACCTAGCGGATGACTGTTGGCAAGTGTATAGCGTGATGTGTAGAGTAGGAATCCATCCCAACGCTCACACGTTCAACATTCTCACCAATGCGTTCTGCAAAGGTTCCAGTTTTAACCAAGTTAACGACTTTCTGGAGAAgatggaagaggaagaagggtTTGAGCCTGATTTAGTCACTTATAACACGTTGGTGAGTAGTTATTGTAGGAGAGGGAGGTTGAAAGAAGCGTTTTATCTTTACAAGATCATGTATAGGCGTCGTGTGGTGCCGGATTTGGTTACCTACACGTCGCTTATCAAAGGTCTTTGTAAAGAAGGGAGAGTCAGAGAAGCTCATCAGACGTTCCACAGGATGGTAGACAGAGGGATTAAGCCTGATTGTGTCGCCTACAACACTCTTGTATATGCTTATTGCAAAGAAGGGATGATGGAGCAGGCGAAGAGGCTGTTGCACGAAATGCTTGGGAATATCGTTGTTCCGGATACGTTCACTTGTAAGATTATAGTTGAAGGGTTTGTGAGAGAAGGACGGTTACTCGCTGCTGTGAACTTTTTTGTCGAGCTTACAAGGTTGAGAGTTAGAATCCCGTTTGAAGTTTGCAGCTTTCTGATAGAGAGTTTGTGCCGGGAAGGGAAACCGTTTGCAGCAAAGCATCTTTTAGAACGAATCACCGAGGAGGAAGGTCACAAGGCGACACCAGAGACTTACAACAGCTTAATTGAGTCTTTCTCTCGTTGTGATGCGATCGATGAGGCGTTGCTTCTGAAAGAGAAACTCACAAGTCAGAACCAAGTGTTAGATGTTAATTCTTACCGAGCTCTTATTGGCTGCTTGTGTAGGATTGGTAGGAACCGTGAAGCTGAGTCTTTGATGGTGGAAATGGTTGATTCTGATGTCAAGCCGGATTGTTTTATATGCGGGGCTTTGGTTACTGGATACTGCATGGAGTTGGATTTCGCTAAAGCTGAGAGTTTATTGGCTTTCTTTGCTATGGAGTTTAGAATCTTTGACATAGAGAGTTACAATTTGCTTGTTAAAGCGGTTTGTGAAACGAGAAGTGGGTATAAGAAGGTGTTAGAGCTTCAGGAACGAATGCAGAGAGTTGGGTTTGTTCCGAACACTTTGAGTTGTAAGTATATGATCCAAGGTTTGAGCCAACTAGACGGTTTGATGTAA